A window of the Parabacteroides merdae ATCC 43184 genome harbors these coding sequences:
- a CDS encoding RagB/SusD family nutrient uptake outer membrane protein, which translates to MKNWIKYIICASLFTTVSCGDNFLEIKPLSIFTPESIYTDKAGFDGILVNLRKNLRPDFYGEGGGLASELIASDIAISANKAANAIHNFDTQVLPTGTGTTYDFHEIWTRGYNQIRNANVILSRINNGKFDTEEIKNAIIAEAYFHRAYWYYRLVHLYGDVPFLNIEHTAPKIDFYTHSRKTILAKIEEDLAWAVQWLPKTVVPGAVSKAAGNHLLTKIYLSNGKFTEAVDASSAVINDGIHFLMTDRFGVDASDPQFNTIWDLHQKDNKSSSSNKEGILVVQERYGFPEAEISGGTQAMRRYVPSWWNSSYMKDPDGKRGTIDTQGNEFVIKIGRGVGYVRPCSYYNYEIWNNCNKDLRHDNQVNWFSVDKFIYNNPSSKYFGQPVQIQYTNPKDTIHCWYPFPYYKVYVADEERPDQPYGGHSDWYLFRLAETYLLRAEAYYWLNQTDKAAADINSVRVRAKADPIVASQVSIEYILDERARELFAEEFRKTELTRIAFIMAEKGLNGYSLENFSEKNFWYDRTVAKNEFYKAGDILWGTNVFKISPFHVLWPIPANAIDSNQGGTINQNKGYIGYEKNIPPLTVIDDQQ; encoded by the coding sequence ATGAAAAACTGGATAAAATATATCATTTGTGCGTCTCTGTTTACAACTGTTTCATGCGGAGACAATTTCTTGGAGATAAAGCCCCTTTCTATCTTCACTCCGGAATCTATTTATACGGATAAAGCCGGATTTGACGGAATACTGGTTAACCTCCGCAAAAACTTACGCCCCGATTTCTATGGCGAAGGAGGCGGCCTGGCATCTGAACTAATCGCCTCAGATATTGCAATCAGTGCCAATAAAGCAGCCAATGCCATACATAATTTTGATACTCAAGTATTACCGACAGGGACCGGTACAACCTATGACTTCCATGAGATCTGGACAAGAGGATATAACCAGATACGAAATGCGAATGTTATTCTGTCGCGTATCAACAATGGCAAATTCGACACAGAAGAAATCAAAAATGCAATTATTGCCGAAGCATATTTTCACAGAGCCTATTGGTATTATAGATTAGTCCATTTATATGGAGATGTCCCCTTTTTAAACATAGAACATACGGCTCCTAAAATCGATTTCTATACACATTCAAGAAAAACGATACTTGCAAAAATAGAAGAAGATTTAGCATGGGCCGTCCAGTGGTTACCTAAAACAGTTGTTCCCGGAGCAGTATCTAAGGCTGCCGGCAACCATTTGCTTACAAAAATATATCTGTCTAATGGAAAATTCACAGAAGCTGTCGACGCCTCTTCTGCGGTCATTAACGACGGTATTCACTTTTTAATGACTGACCGCTTCGGGGTAGATGCTTCCGATCCTCAGTTTAATACGATCTGGGATCTCCATCAAAAAGACAATAAAAGCTCATCTTCAAATAAAGAAGGAATCCTTGTCGTACAGGAACGCTACGGATTTCCGGAAGCAGAAATAAGTGGAGGCACCCAGGCTATGCGTCGCTATGTTCCCTCTTGGTGGAATTCGTCCTACATGAAAGATCCCGACGGAAAAAGAGGAACTATCGACACACAAGGAAACGAGTTTGTCATAAAAATAGGAAGAGGGGTCGGTTATGTCCGGCCTTGCAGTTATTACAATTATGAAATATGGAATAACTGTAATAAGGACTTGAGACATGATAATCAAGTAAACTGGTTCTCTGTCGATAAATTCATTTACAACAATCCATCTTCCAAATATTTCGGACAACCCGTACAGATACAATACACAAATCCCAAAGACACCATCCATTGTTGGTATCCTTTCCCTTATTATAAGGTATATGTCGCAGATGAAGAAAGACCCGATCAGCCATACGGAGGACATTCGGACTGGTATTTATTCAGATTAGCCGAAACTTATCTTCTAAGGGCAGAAGCCTACTATTGGTTAAATCAAACAGATAAAGCCGCCGCAGATATAAACTCGGTAAGAGTACGTGCAAAAGCCGATCCTATTGTTGCTTCACAAGTTTCAATAGAGTATATATTAGATGAGAGAGCCAGAGAACTTTTCGCAGAAGAATTCAGAAAAACGGAATTAACCAGAATCGCCTTTATCATGGCTGAAAAAGGGTTAAACGGCTATTCCTTAGAAAATTTCTCAGAAAAAAATTTCTGGTATGACCGGACTGTTGCTAAAAATGAATTTTACAAGGCAGGGGATATCTTATGGGGAACAAACGTATTCAAAATAAGTCCATTCCACGTCCTTTGGCCCATCCCGGCAAATGCCATCGATAGCAACCAAGGAGGAACCATTAACCAGAATAAAGGTTATATCGGGTACGAAAAAAATATTCCTCCTTTAACAGTCATAGACGATCAACAATAA
- a CDS encoding sulfatase, whose protein sequence is MKKNYPLLSICLLALPFQGYAQKKANETKPNILFICVDDLRRELGAYGSVVKTPNIDRLASQGSLFFQHYVQVPTSGASRASMLTGHFPKDKSDLSNEACRTRLSDKPEGEIPETMFHHLRRNGYYTVGIGKISHYVDGCLYGYEAPKTEKPELPYSWDEMLFDAGKWGNGWNAFFGYADGSNRQSRKKQVKPYECADVADEGYPDGLTANLAVKKLNELTAKNEPFCLAVGFFKPHLPFTSPKKYWDMYDEASIPISPMPDIPEGCDPVSLHESAEFKSYQSGDEMPSIKNRVSDEYARKLRHAYFACVSYMDAQVGKVLDALEASGKMDNTIIILWGDHGWHLGDLRVWGKHTLHETSLSSALVIKAPQCKPGIKNNRIVSSIDIYPTLMELCKISLPKGLDGHSFATLLNNPDNPKWTDAAYSYYRNCITLRTPEYRLTRYNKKGETITELYQYGPDRIERKNIAQENPHIVKKLLPLWEKGVRFDY, encoded by the coding sequence ATGAAAAAGAATTATCCTTTGCTATCAATCTGTTTGCTGGCATTACCTTTTCAAGGCTATGCACAAAAAAAGGCAAATGAGACGAAGCCCAATATACTTTTTATATGTGTAGATGACCTTCGCCGTGAATTAGGAGCTTATGGGTCTGTTGTAAAAACCCCGAACATCGACCGGCTGGCATCACAAGGCAGTTTATTTTTCCAACATTATGTACAAGTCCCGACAAGCGGAGCGTCACGAGCTAGCATGTTGACTGGACATTTTCCTAAAGATAAATCAGACCTCTCCAACGAAGCATGCCGGACAAGGCTATCAGATAAACCGGAAGGAGAAATCCCGGAAACTATGTTCCACCATTTACGAAGAAATGGCTATTATACTGTCGGCATCGGAAAGATAAGCCACTATGTCGACGGCTGCCTGTATGGCTATGAAGCTCCGAAAACCGAAAAACCGGAACTACCTTATAGTTGGGATGAAATGCTTTTCGATGCCGGAAAATGGGGAAACGGTTGGAATGCCTTTTTCGGATATGCAGATGGAAGTAACCGGCAAAGTCGCAAAAAACAAGTGAAACCATACGAATGTGCGGATGTCGCCGATGAAGGTTATCCGGACGGGCTAACGGCAAATCTGGCAGTCAAAAAGCTAAACGAGCTAACAGCTAAAAATGAGCCATTCTGTTTGGCTGTCGGTTTTTTCAAGCCTCATTTACCTTTCACATCTCCTAAAAAATATTGGGATATGTATGATGAAGCCTCCATCCCCATTTCACCTATGCCCGACATTCCGGAAGGATGCGATCCGGTCAGCCTGCATGAAAGCGCGGAGTTCAAGAGCTATCAATCAGGAGACGAAATGCCTTCCATAAAAAATAGAGTTTCTGACGAATATGCACGCAAACTCCGTCACGCCTATTTCGCTTGCGTAAGTTATATGGACGCTCAAGTTGGAAAAGTGTTGGATGCCCTTGAAGCCAGCGGAAAAATGGATAACACGATTATTATTTTATGGGGAGATCATGGATGGCACTTAGGAGATCTGCGTGTTTGGGGAAAACATACACTACATGAAACTTCTCTGAGCAGCGCACTCGTAATAAAAGCTCCCCAGTGTAAACCAGGGATTAAAAATAACAGGATTGTCAGTTCTATCGATATTTATCCGACTCTTATGGAACTTTGCAAAATCTCCTTACCCAAAGGACTGGACGGACATAGTTTTGCAACCTTGCTCAACAATCCTGATAATCCCAAATGGACAGACGCCGCTTACAGCTACTATCGGAATTGTATAACCCTCCGGACTCCAGAATACCGTCTTACTCGTTATAATAAAAAAGGAGAAACGATCACCGAACTTTATCAATACGGACCGGACCGCATCGAGCGTAAAAATATAGCGCAAGAGAACCCCCACATTGTAAAAAAGTTACTGCCTCTTTGGGAGAAGGGTGTCAGATTTGATTATTAG
- a CDS encoding putative oxidoreductase C-terminal domain-containing protein: MKNYLVFSMAALLVGASCNTKQEKAAEGFTGAPGEVKLITLDPGHFHAALVQKVSYPQVSKDVYVYAPTGFDVDEHLKRIQGFNTRAENPTAWNEIVYTGDDYLEKMLAEKKGNVMIQAGNNGKKTEYIKKTLEAGINVLSDKPMAINSQSFKLLEECFAIAKQKNIMLYDIMTERNEITTMLQRELSTIPAVYGEQLKGSPEEPAIVKESVHHLFKLVDNKPLTRPVWYLDVNQQGEGIVDVTTHLVDLVQWEAFPDQIIDYRKDIELIDANRWTTSISPEEFKQVTGTDAYPDFLKKDVENDTLKVYCNGDIVYKIKGVTAKVSVIWNYTFPKGGGDTHFSVMKGSKADLVIRQGKEQNYQPELFVEAVKGVDLAAYEKDLTASMEKVSAEYPGVALNKVGDGVWQVEIPAKYRVGHEAHFGQVTEHFLDYLKEGKLPDWEVPNMLAKYYTTTSALDMAKAKTK, from the coding sequence ATGAAAAACTATCTTGTATTTTCTATGGCGGCCTTGTTGGTCGGAGCTTCTTGCAACACAAAGCAGGAGAAGGCGGCCGAAGGCTTTACCGGCGCACCGGGAGAAGTGAAGTTGATCACGCTCGATCCCGGACATTTCCATGCCGCATTAGTGCAGAAAGTGTCTTATCCGCAAGTTTCTAAAGATGTTTATGTGTACGCACCCACCGGTTTCGACGTGGACGAGCACTTGAAACGTATACAGGGATTCAACACACGTGCGGAGAATCCGACGGCTTGGAATGAAATCGTTTATACGGGAGATGATTACCTGGAAAAAATGTTGGCCGAGAAGAAGGGGAACGTGATGATCCAGGCAGGAAACAACGGCAAGAAGACCGAATATATCAAGAAGACGCTTGAGGCGGGTATCAATGTGCTTTCCGACAAACCGATGGCGATCAACAGCCAGAGCTTTAAATTGCTGGAGGAATGTTTCGCTATCGCCAAACAGAAAAACATCATGCTGTATGACATCATGACCGAACGGAATGAGATCACTACGATGTTGCAGCGCGAGCTTTCTACTATCCCGGCTGTTTATGGCGAGCAGTTGAAGGGTTCTCCCGAAGAACCGGCTATCGTGAAAGAGAGTGTGCACCATCTGTTTAAGCTGGTCGACAACAAGCCGTTGACGCGTCCGGTATGGTATCTGGATGTAAACCAGCAGGGCGAAGGTATTGTGGATGTGACGACTCACCTGGTCGACCTGGTGCAGTGGGAAGCCTTCCCGGATCAGATCATCGACTATAGGAAAGATATCGAACTGATAGATGCCAACCGCTGGACTACCTCTATCAGCCCGGAAGAGTTCAAACAGGTGACAGGGACGGATGCTTATCCCGATTTCTTGAAGAAAGATGTCGAAAACGATACATTGAAAGTCTATTGCAACGGTGATATCGTTTATAAGATCAAAGGTGTGACAGCCAAGGTTTCGGTGATCTGGAATTATACCTTCCCCAAAGGTGGCGGTGATACCCACTTCTCCGTCATGAAGGGTAGCAAGGCCGACCTGGTCATCCGCCAGGGCAAGGAACAGAACTATCAGCCTGAACTGTTTGTCGAAGCAGTGAAAGGTGTGGATCTGGCCGCTTACGAAAAGGACCTGACCGCTTCTATGGAAAAGGTTTCAGCCGAATATCCTGGTGTGGCATTGAATAAGGTGGGCGATGGCGTATGGCAAGTCGAAATCCCCGCAAAATACCGTGTAGGCCATGAAGCTCATTTCGGCCAAGTGACGGAACATTTCCTTGACTATCTGAAGGAAGGCAAACTGCCGGATTGGGAAGTACCTAATATGCTGGCTAAGTATTACACGACGACCTCGGCGCTGGATATGGCGAAAGCGAAGACAAAATAA
- a CDS encoding VapE domain-containing protein — protein MENTFRPSRFLSLRATTPSPCTWEEIMQELTGERHAAATALFRALAAGEGQDAETSKRQQSQIKQNQPAFVPSVHLEGGRSSKHIKGYPGSIMVDIDGIPEEIFDETLERVRADPHSFLAYKTLSGRGIRVIAWMEGEVTEENFPAAWQTVNAYYARLTGIAIDRQCKNATRMSVICHDPDALYRPDAERMKFASLPSAKAGQKQDIAAGKKHRGRKTSAARAENTVRRLVEEEGVHYAAGSHNNYISRCLYLMNRFGVPEAEAEAWAVELFADYDTASVRSTAKSCYALTAEHATMKLSDVSPRNGNGRQRKATVEEMERFIGGSMQLRMNQLTHQLEHRPVTNGIPAPDGWAPMTDTVENSLWCSMRRDGLEADLFHLRTLLLSDFAPRYHPLEEFLEKAGPWDGVTDHIGNLAAMVHPADSDTDRFDLCFRRWFVGMVAAALDPKVVNHVILVLIGRQGCFKTSFFQNLLPPVLRRYYASKTNSQRLTKDDLFTMTENLLVNFEEIDSMQRSELNQLKAMTTTLYVNERPAYGRNKVHLPHVASFCATGNNLQFLTDDTGNRRWLPFEVTAIDNPWTAHIDYEGLYAQAKHLLDNDFRYWYRDHEIEELNLANRRFETPNPARELILMYYRHPVDYEKGTYVTASQIVTRFGGSIRLNAVQVGIALKELGYTCTRTRHGNIWLVVERTTDEMKSILPEADDTDFPPSSGDR, from the coding sequence ATGGAAAACACATTCCGCCCCTCGCGCTTCCTCTCGCTCCGCGCAACCACCCCCTCTCCCTGCACATGGGAAGAAATCATGCAAGAACTGACCGGCGAGCGCCATGCCGCCGCCACCGCCCTGTTCCGCGCGCTTGCAGCCGGCGAAGGGCAAGACGCCGAAACGTCGAAACGACAGCAAAGCCAGATCAAGCAGAACCAACCCGCCTTCGTCCCTTCCGTCCACCTGGAGGGAGGACGTTCCTCGAAGCACATCAAAGGCTATCCGGGCTCCATCATGGTGGACATCGACGGCATCCCCGAAGAGATCTTCGACGAGACCCTCGAACGGGTAAGGGCCGACCCGCACTCGTTCCTTGCCTACAAGACCTTGTCCGGACGCGGCATACGTGTCATCGCATGGATGGAAGGCGAAGTGACGGAAGAGAACTTCCCCGCAGCCTGGCAGACGGTAAACGCCTACTACGCCCGGCTCACCGGCATCGCCATCGACAGGCAGTGCAAGAACGCCACGCGCATGTCCGTGATCTGCCACGACCCCGACGCGCTCTACCGTCCCGACGCCGAACGGATGAAGTTCGCCTCCCTGCCCAGCGCCAAGGCCGGACAAAAACAGGACATCGCCGCAGGAAAGAAACACAGAGGGCGGAAGACATCAGCCGCACGCGCCGAAAACACCGTACGCCGGCTTGTGGAAGAAGAGGGCGTGCATTACGCAGCCGGCAGCCACAACAACTACATCAGCCGGTGCCTCTACCTGATGAACCGTTTCGGCGTGCCGGAGGCCGAAGCCGAGGCGTGGGCCGTCGAACTGTTCGCCGACTATGACACGGCCTCCGTCCGCTCCACAGCCAAGAGCTGCTACGCCCTGACTGCCGAGCACGCCACAATGAAGCTCTCCGATGTCTCCCCCCGCAACGGGAACGGGCGGCAGCGCAAGGCCACCGTCGAAGAGATGGAGCGCTTCATCGGCGGCTCCATGCAACTGCGGATGAACCAACTGACACACCAGCTCGAACACCGTCCCGTCACCAACGGCATCCCCGCACCCGACGGCTGGGCTCCCATGACCGACACGGTCGAGAACTCCCTTTGGTGCTCCATGCGCCGCGACGGGTTGGAGGCCGACCTCTTCCACCTGCGCACGCTCCTGCTCTCCGACTTCGCGCCCCGCTACCACCCGTTGGAGGAGTTTCTCGAAAAGGCGGGACCGTGGGATGGCGTGACGGACCATATCGGCAACCTGGCTGCAATGGTGCACCCCGCCGACAGCGACACCGATCGTTTCGACCTCTGTTTCCGCCGCTGGTTCGTCGGGATGGTCGCCGCCGCGCTCGATCCGAAGGTGGTGAATCACGTCATCCTCGTCCTGATCGGGCGACAGGGATGCTTCAAGACGTCGTTCTTCCAGAATCTCCTGCCACCCGTCCTCAGACGCTACTACGCCTCCAAGACCAACTCGCAACGGCTCACGAAGGACGACCTCTTCACCATGACGGAGAACTTGCTCGTCAATTTCGAGGAGATCGACTCCATGCAGCGCAGTGAACTGAACCAGCTCAAGGCCATGACCACCACGCTCTACGTCAACGAACGTCCCGCCTACGGGCGCAACAAGGTACACCTGCCCCACGTAGCCTCGTTCTGCGCGACGGGCAACAACCTCCAGTTCCTCACCGACGACACCGGCAACCGCCGCTGGCTGCCGTTCGAGGTCACGGCGATCGACAACCCCTGGACCGCCCATATCGACTACGAAGGGCTGTACGCACAGGCGAAACACCTGCTCGACAACGATTTCCGCTACTGGTACAGGGACCACGAGATCGAGGAGCTGAACCTCGCGAACCGCCGTTTCGAAACGCCCAACCCCGCACGCGAACTGATCCTGATGTACTACCGCCACCCCGTCGATTACGAAAAGGGGACTTACGTCACCGCCAGCCAGATCGTCACCCGCTTCGGCGGTAGTATCCGGCTGAACGCGGTGCAGGTCGGCATAGCACTGAAAGAACTGGGGTATACCTGCACACGGACAAGACATGGCAATATCTGGCTGGTTGTCGAACGCACAACAGACGAGATGAAAAGCATCCTCCCTGAAGCGGACGACACAGATTTTCCTCCTTCCTCGGGTGATAGGTGA
- a CDS encoding DUF4248 domain-containing protein codes for MEKQTDFRIRSYGRTELAQLYNPCLTPKAAYRKLVGWIDHYPGLAVRLAELGKLPGSRSYTPAQVREIVEALGEP; via the coding sequence ATGGAAAAACAGACTGATTTCCGCATCCGCAGCTACGGTCGTACGGAGCTGGCACAACTCTACAACCCCTGCCTGACCCCCAAGGCCGCCTACCGGAAGCTGGTCGGGTGGATCGACCATTATCCCGGCCTCGCCGTCCGCCTTGCCGAGCTTGGCAAGCTGCCCGGTTCGCGTTCCTACACCCCTGCCCAGGTGCGGGAGATCGTCGAGGCGCTCGGCGAACCGTAA
- a CDS encoding HU family DNA-binding protein, protein MIRYKKYQNQTKSTPLSGKWLARAVADETLDTRALAEHMAKHNTPYSQGAIHGVLKDMTSCIKELLLDGKNVKLDDLAIFGVGIRGKPADTSKDWSVTTNVVGLRLKCRATGTLAINQLKLEAQLKELSPYDIEGGNTGGGGEEERPGEL, encoded by the coding sequence ATGATTCGTTACAAGAAGTATCAGAACCAGACCAAGTCCACCCCGCTCAGCGGCAAGTGGCTGGCAAGGGCGGTGGCAGACGAGACGCTCGACACGCGCGCTTTGGCCGAACACATGGCCAAGCACAACACGCCGTATTCGCAAGGCGCGATCCACGGGGTCCTCAAGGACATGACCTCCTGCATCAAGGAGTTGCTGCTCGACGGCAAGAACGTGAAGCTGGACGACCTCGCCATCTTCGGCGTGGGGATCCGCGGGAAACCTGCCGACACGTCGAAAGACTGGTCGGTCACTACCAACGTGGTCGGGCTGCGCCTCAAATGCCGCGCCACCGGAACCCTCGCCATCAACCAGCTGAAACTCGAAGCGCAGCTCAAGGAGCTTTCACCTTACGACATCGAAGGTGGCAATACCGGCGGTGGCGGCGAGGAGGAACGGCCGGGAGAACTTTAA
- a CDS encoding smalltalk protein, whose product MEEKNEKKSVWGIILKVIIVVATAIGSAFGVTACI is encoded by the coding sequence ATGGAAGAAAAAAATGAAAAGAAATCCGTCTGGGGGATCATCCTCAAAGTAATCATCGTCGTGGCTACGGCCATCGGTAGTGCCTTTGGCGTTACGGCCTGCATATAA
- a CDS encoding N-acetylmuramoyl-L-alanine amidase, whose product MRRITLFIIHCSATRCGQPYSFEDCRRDHIDGRHFRDIGYHYYITRDGRVHPGRPLSLEGAHCFGHNRHSIGICYEGGLDGKGLPADTRTPAQKAALTQLLQELGRNFPAALTVGHRDLNPQKACPSFDAAKEYKKDAPRGRP is encoded by the coding sequence ATGAGACGCATCACGCTATTCATCATCCATTGCAGCGCCACGCGCTGCGGGCAGCCTTACTCGTTCGAGGATTGCCGCCGGGACCATATCGACGGCCGGCACTTCCGCGACATCGGCTACCATTACTACATCACACGCGACGGCCGGGTACATCCCGGCCGGCCGCTCTCTCTGGAGGGGGCGCACTGCTTCGGTCACAACCGCCACAGCATCGGCATCTGCTACGAAGGGGGACTGGACGGCAAAGGCCTCCCGGCAGACACTCGCACGCCTGCCCAGAAGGCTGCCCTCACGCAGTTGTTGCAAGAGCTGGGCCGCAACTTCCCGGCAGCTCTCACCGTAGGACACCGCGACTTGAACCCCCAAAAGGCCTGTCCTTCGTTCGACGCAGCGAAAGAATACAAAAAAGACGCACCCCGTGGGAGGCCCTGA
- a CDS encoding RagB/SusD family nutrient uptake outer membrane protein, which produces MKNNKQKYIIGALALLPLLTTGCKESWLDPKPLSFYTPENTYVDAEGMYSAIVACERNMRHEFFGDQSPILTEYYTSDVAVNGKTDESGALVDFDNYMLPTQTQNNAKNKMQWYWDEGFKGIKYANIVLSRIDAGTYKDEAERNAVLGTAYFQRAYRYYKLTHQFGNVPFLDREYTEPKLDFYSHDRWSILEQLKKDLEFAYEWVPEKVDRGRTSKAACGVLLMKVAMCLGDFDRAIEIGKEIVANHPLMTARFTSNKNKPNTNLMHDLHSVEAKMDMSNTEGLMYVVSYPDVEGRDRIQTMRNATPYWAKGAAIVTPDGKTGTAISPAAADKGTEIDNDLHVGRGIGSCRANNYLQYDIWGEKEKNDLRSPNASGSWRRMTDLYYNDPGLKGKSEWYGKHLVRPTNMSVSDSVRCWFSWPHYKLFVPDPTKDTDRSGGETAWYIYRSAEVYLLMGECYYWKDQLQEAANMLNVVRERAGAEPLNGSEINIGAILAERARELYYEECRHIELVRISYIYAKTGKPCEVFGGRVYKLDNFSGPGGTGSNVKEPGYNFWYDWMMTVNNFFRDGTEVANGKYRISVHHVLWPVPYNAITTNTGGVINQNIGYPGAENNITPLKVGEETPAGK; this is translated from the coding sequence ATGAAGAACAACAAACAAAAATATATCATCGGAGCATTGGCCTTGTTGCCTTTGTTGACGACCGGCTGTAAAGAGAGCTGGCTGGATCCGAAACCTCTCTCTTTTTATACGCCTGAAAACACCTACGTGGATGCAGAGGGCATGTATTCGGCTATTGTAGCTTGCGAGCGTAATATGCGTCATGAGTTTTTCGGAGACCAGTCACCGATTTTGACCGAATATTATACTTCTGACGTTGCCGTGAACGGAAAGACCGACGAAAGCGGTGCTTTGGTCGATTTTGACAACTATATGCTTCCTACCCAAACCCAAAATAATGCTAAAAACAAGATGCAATGGTATTGGGATGAGGGTTTCAAGGGAATCAAATATGCCAATATCGTATTGTCGCGTATCGATGCTGGAACCTACAAGGATGAAGCGGAACGGAATGCTGTTTTGGGTACTGCCTATTTTCAACGGGCTTACCGCTATTATAAGTTGACCCACCAATTCGGAAATGTCCCCTTCCTGGATCGGGAATATACGGAACCGAAATTGGATTTCTACTCTCATGACCGTTGGAGCATTTTGGAGCAATTGAAAAAAGATTTGGAATTTGCTTATGAATGGGTTCCGGAAAAGGTGGATCGTGGAAGAACTTCCAAAGCTGCCTGCGGTGTCTTGCTGATGAAAGTCGCGATGTGTTTGGGTGACTTTGACCGTGCTATCGAGATCGGTAAAGAGATTGTCGCCAACCATCCGTTGATGACAGCTCGTTTCACCTCGAACAAGAACAAGCCGAACACGAATTTGATGCACGACTTGCACAGTGTAGAGGCGAAGATGGACATGTCGAACACAGAAGGTTTGATGTATGTCGTGTCTTATCCGGACGTGGAAGGTCGTGACAGAATCCAGACCATGCGTAATGCGACTCCCTATTGGGCGAAAGGTGCGGCTATCGTCACCCCTGACGGGAAGACCGGTACGGCTATTTCACCTGCGGCAGCTGATAAAGGTACGGAAATCGATAACGACTTGCATGTCGGTCGTGGCATCGGTTCCTGTCGTGCCAACAACTACCTGCAATATGACATTTGGGGTGAAAAAGAAAAAAACGACCTTCGCAGTCCTAACGCATCGGGTAGTTGGCGCCGTATGACCGATTTGTATTATAATGACCCGGGCTTGAAAGGTAAATCCGAATGGTATGGAAAACATTTGGTTCGCCCGACCAATATGAGCGTGTCTGATTCGGTACGTTGCTGGTTCTCATGGCCGCATTATAAGTTGTTTGTTCCGGATCCTACGAAGGATACTGACCGTAGCGGTGGCGAGACTGCTTGGTATATTTATCGTTCAGCCGAAGTCTACCTCTTGATGGGCGAATGTTATTATTGGAAAGATCAATTGCAGGAAGCGGCCAACATGCTGAACGTCGTTCGCGAACGTGCAGGAGCTGAACCGCTGAATGGATCTGAAATCAATATCGGCGCTATCTTGGCTGAACGTGCCCGTGAGTTGTATTACGAGGAATGCCGTCATATCGAGTTGGTTCGTATTTCTTATATTTATGCTAAGACCGGCAAACCTTGTGAGGTATTCGGTGGCCGTGTATATAAGTTGGATAACTTCTCCGGTCCCGGTGGAACAGGCTCGAATGTGAAAGAGCCTGGTTATAACTTCTGGTATGACTGGATGATGACGGTCAATAACTTCTTCCGTGACGGGACTGAGGTTGCCAACGGTAAATACCGCATCAGCGTCCATCATGTGCTATGGCCTGTCCCCTATAATGCGATCACAACCAATACCGGTGGCGTTATCAACCAGAACATCGGCTATCCGGGGGCCGAGAATAACATCACCCCGTTGAAAGTCGGTGAAGAGACTCCGGCTGGAAAGTAG